In the genome of Dasypus novemcinctus isolate mDasNov1 chromosome 30, mDasNov1.1.hap2, whole genome shotgun sequence, one region contains:
- the LOC131276879 gene encoding olfactory receptor 7A10-like, whose amino-acid sequence MGSENQTHVSEFILLGLSEDTDVQPFLFELFLIMYMVTFIGNLLIILAIISDSHLHMPMYFFLSNLSFTDICFTSTTVPKMLLNFQTESKIITYETCIIQMYFFMLFGQLDNYLLTVMAYDRFVAICHPLQYTVIMNPHLCGLLLLACWLLSVLVSLLHGLMVLRLSFCTVLEIPHFFCEINQVVQLACSDTFLNELVMYFASGLLGVIPLTGILFSYSKIVSSILRISTPRGKHKAFSTCGSHLSVVFLFYGTCLGVYLSSAATQNSRANAIASVMYTVVTPMLNPFIYSLRNKDIKLALKKLTNILTIKELFVSNVEKCP is encoded by the coding sequence ATGGGATCAGAAAACCAAACACATGTTTCAGAATTTATCCTCCTAGGTCTCTCAGAAGATACTGATGTGCAGCCCTTCCTCTTTGAACTGTTCTTGATTATGTACATGGTCACCTTCATTGgtaacctgctcatcatcctggccatcatctcagactcccacctccacatgcccatgtacttcttcctctctaactTGTCTTTTACAGATATTTGCTTCACCTCtaccactgtcccaaagatgctgctgaacttCCAGACAGAAAGTAAAATTATAACCTATGAAACCTGCATCATCCAGATGtactttttcatgctttttggacaattagataactacctcttgactgtgatggcctatgaccgctttgtggccatctgtcaccctctgcaatacacagtcatcatgaacccacACCTCTGTGGCCTCCTGCTATTGGCAtgctggttattgagtgttttagtGTCTCTTTTACATGGCTTAATGGTTTTGCGGCTGTCTTTTTGTACAGTTTTGGAAATCCCccattttttctgtgaaattaATCAGGTTGTTCaacttgcttgttctgacaccttcctcaatgaatTAGTGATGTATTTTGCATCTGGACTTCTGGGTGTTATTCCACTCACTGGAAtccttttttcttattctaagatcgtatcctccattttgagaatttcaacacCTCGGGGAAAGCATAAAGctttttctacttgtgggtctcacctctcagtagtgttCTTGTTTTATGGTACATGTCTTGGGGTGTATCTTAGTTCTGCTGCTacccaaaactcaagggcaaatgccatagcctcagtgatgtacacggtGGTCACTCCCATGCTGAACCCTTTTatctacagtcttagaaacaaggacataaagcttgccttaaaaaaattgacaaacattcTTACTATAAAAGAATTATTTGTCTCAAATGTGGAAAAATGCCCATGA